TTTCAGGAAGGCGTACTTGGTCGATAGATCGGCCAAGCGCCACGTCAATGGCGATATCACGCCATAATCTTGTCCCCCCAGCATTTCTGAACGGTCTGTCAGCACCAGTTGGATGTGCTTTGCCAGTTCACGCTTGGATAACTTGCCCGTCAGGCTGGACAGCGGATGATCAGCGGCGGCCACCATCACCAGTGAAAACTCACCAATGCGCTCGCTGGATAAGGAGGGAAAGTTCATTGGCAGCGAGGCCAAAATGCCCAGACTGCAACGGCCATCCAATATCGGTAGGTAGCCGGCGCCCAGTCCTTCGACAAACATTTTCAATCGAGTCAGCGGGAAACGCTCGGCGAACTCTTTGACCACTGCGGTAATCGCGGAGGTGGGGAAAAACACGTCCACCACCACCGACAGCTCTGGCTCAAGCCCGGATGCCATGAGTTTGGCCCGTGCCTTCAACGTATCCACTCCAGAGACGATGTTGCGCGCATCCGTGAGCAATAGTGCGCCTTGAGGCGTCAGTTTGGGGAATCGCCCGGAACGGTCAAACAGTACGACGCCAATCTGATCCTCCAGGCTACCGACCCAACCACTGACGGCTGATTGAACCCGGTTGAGCTTTCTAGCTGCTGCCGAGAAACTGCCTTCATCCACCGCAGCGATAAAAGTTCGCAGCTGATCAAGCGATACGCCATCAAGCATTTCAATCTCCATCCATCTCACCGACAGATACTTTACATCTCAATATACCGTCTATTCAGATGCAAGCCGAAAGCTCATCGTTCTCGTGACGTTCAATCCACACGATAAAGGTGACTTCACCATGCAAATTCTCCATCTCGACTCCAGCATTCTCGGTGCCGCTTCAGTCAGCCGCCATTTGTCCTCGAACATTGTTGATCGCTTGAAAGCACTACATCCTGACAGCCAGGTGATCTACCGGGATCTCGCGCTCGACCCAGCCATGCACCTTTGTGCTAAGCATCTGGCCGCATGGCAGGGTGCCGGGAGTGACGATGC
The window above is part of the Pseudomonas prosekii genome. Proteins encoded here:
- a CDS encoding LysR family transcriptional regulator, encoding MEIEMLDGVSLDQLRTFIAAVDEGSFSAAARKLNRVQSAVSGWVGSLEDQIGVVLFDRSGRFPKLTPQGALLLTDARNIVSGVDTLKARAKLMASGLEPELSVVVDVFFPTSAITAVVKEFAERFPLTRLKMFVEGLGAGYLPILDGRCSLGILASLPMNFPSLSSERIGEFSLVMVAAADHPLSSLTGKLSKRELAKHIQLVLTDRSEMLGGQDYGVISPLTWRLADLSTKYAFLKDGVGWGSMPLHMIKQDLAAGTLVMLDVESIPREGVKIDISAVHSTSTLPGPAGRWLIDRIKISPHN